Proteins encoded by one window of Teretinema zuelzerae:
- the zupT gene encoding zinc transporter ZupT → MTSNLWFAFSLTLFAGLSTGIGSLIGLLSKKFNPRLLTVALGFSAGVMIYVSMIEIFAKAKDSLSIALGPKMGYVWTVVAFFAGIFVIAFIDKVIPSYENPHELNVAKKIESASEKEKRKLLRMGAFSALAIGIHNFPEGLATFMSGLTNPTLGVSIAVAIAIHNIPEGLAVSAPIFYATKSRRKAFTLSFLSGLAEPLGALIGYFLLRTVFTESTFGLIFAGVSGIMVYISLDELLPTAEEFGEHHLAIGGLIAGMMVMAASLLLFA, encoded by the coding sequence GTGACGAGTAATCTGTGGTTTGCCTTCTCCCTGACTCTTTTTGCAGGTCTTTCAACCGGAATCGGCAGTTTGATCGGCCTGTTGTCCAAGAAATTCAATCCCCGCCTTTTGACCGTCGCTCTGGGCTTCTCCGCGGGAGTTATGATCTATGTGTCGATGATCGAAATTTTCGCGAAGGCGAAGGACTCTCTCAGCATCGCCCTCGGCCCCAAAATGGGCTACGTCTGGACGGTCGTTGCCTTTTTCGCAGGCATTTTCGTTATCGCCTTCATCGACAAGGTGATCCCTTCCTACGAAAACCCGCATGAGCTCAATGTGGCGAAAAAAATCGAATCCGCAAGCGAGAAAGAGAAAAGAAAGCTGCTGCGCATGGGCGCCTTTTCCGCGCTCGCGATCGGAATCCACAACTTTCCGGAAGGACTCGCGACTTTCATGAGCGGCCTCACCAATCCCACCCTCGGAGTCAGCATCGCGGTCGCCATCGCAATCCACAACATCCCTGAAGGCCTTGCTGTTTCCGCACCCATATTTTACGCGACAAAGAGCCGCCGCAAGGCCTTCACGCTGTCCTTCCTTTCCGGACTTGCCGAGCCGCTAGGCGCGTTGATCGGATATTTCCTGTTGCGGACCGTTTTTACTGAAAGCACCTTCGGCCTCATTTTCGCGGGAGTATCGGGGATCATGGTCTACATTTCCCTGGACGAACTTCTTCCCACGGCGGAGGAATTCGGCGAGCACCATCTCGCTATCGGCGGCCTCATCGCCGGAATGATGGTGATGGCCGCCAGTCTTCTTCTTTTCGCGTAG
- a CDS encoding HD domain-containing phosphohydrolase → MIYADLILNLALLIALTTLSAFIDSRLSKYKTVNGIVQGFVFGSSTVLAMMTPLRVAEGVIFDGRSLMLSLGALFFGGWTGGISAAMAIGYRVMLGGPGALTGSLVSLMAITVGIVFRLQGKNSENPPNTLTLAFFGLIVHALMLLLMLTLPKTFIIDTIRVMAVPILILYPVATVLAGKILSDQVTLRARLEAIAARECEFSESLEFLPAPIGIARTDGKLTFLNHAFTATYGYELEDIPTMNEWVVKAYPDADYRNRMQKNWEQDVEAASQRGGPTHARLYEITCKDGSVKKAQISMRPIRNTFLTVFEDTTARLNLEHALRKKVMDLTATQEATIISMAILSEYRDTDTGSHIQRTKLYVKLLLESLGDECPYDQDTKELIWLSATLHDIGKVAIPDSILLKPGKLTDAEFNLMKQHPLFGRFAILRTQESLPENSFLNFAAEIAEYHHEKWDGSGYPHGLKGSSIPLSARVMAIADVYDACISQRPYKKPLSHEETVDIIRRGSASHFDPELVTLFLSKEAEFNKIATQYKE, encoded by the coding sequence ATGATATATGCGGATCTGATCCTGAATCTAGCCCTTCTTATCGCCCTGACGACGCTTTCAGCCTTCATAGACTCCCGACTTTCAAAGTATAAGACGGTCAACGGAATCGTGCAGGGCTTTGTGTTCGGATCGAGCACCGTGCTCGCGATGATGACTCCGCTTCGCGTCGCAGAGGGGGTTATTTTCGACGGAAGGTCGCTCATGCTCAGTCTGGGCGCCCTCTTCTTCGGAGGATGGACCGGGGGGATCAGCGCCGCGATGGCGATCGGGTACCGGGTGATGCTCGGAGGTCCGGGAGCATTGACGGGATCGCTTGTAAGCCTCATGGCGATAACAGTGGGAATCGTTTTCCGCCTTCAGGGTAAAAACAGCGAAAATCCGCCGAATACCCTTACTCTCGCCTTTTTCGGTTTGATCGTACACGCGCTGATGCTGCTCCTGATGCTGACCCTCCCGAAAACTTTCATTATCGATACGATCCGCGTCATGGCTGTCCCGATTCTGATTCTCTATCCCGTCGCGACCGTTCTTGCCGGGAAGATTCTATCCGACCAGGTGACGCTCAGGGCCCGCCTGGAGGCGATCGCCGCGAGAGAATGCGAGTTTTCGGAGTCCCTTGAATTCCTTCCGGCTCCGATCGGCATCGCGCGGACCGACGGCAAGCTGACCTTCCTCAACCACGCCTTCACCGCGACTTACGGCTATGAGCTCGAAGATATTCCGACCATGAACGAGTGGGTGGTTAAAGCCTACCCCGACGCCGACTACCGGAACCGGATGCAGAAAAACTGGGAACAGGACGTAGAGGCCGCATCGCAGAGAGGCGGTCCGACCCACGCGCGGCTGTATGAAATAACCTGCAAGGACGGATCGGTCAAAAAAGCGCAGATCAGCATGAGGCCGATCAGAAACACCTTTCTCACCGTATTCGAGGATACGACGGCGCGGCTCAACCTGGAGCATGCCCTCCGCAAAAAGGTGATGGATTTGACAGCGACGCAAGAAGCGACCATCATCAGCATGGCGATTTTATCGGAATACCGGGATACCGACACCGGAAGCCATATTCAGCGCACGAAGCTCTACGTGAAACTCCTCCTGGAAAGTTTGGGCGACGAATGCCCCTACGACCAGGACACGAAGGAACTGATCTGGCTGTCGGCGACGCTGCACGATATCGGCAAGGTCGCGATCCCCGATTCGATTCTCCTGAAGCCGGGAAAGCTCACAGATGCGGAATTCAACCTGATGAAGCAGCATCCCCTGTTCGGCCGCTTCGCGATTCTGAGAACTCAGGAAAGCCTGCCTGAAAATTCCTTCCTCAACTTCGCGGCCGAGATCGCCGAGTATCATCACGAAAAATGGGATGGAAGCGGCTACCCGCACGGCCTTAAGGGCTCGAGCATTCCGCTCAGCGCGCGCGTCATGGCGATCGCGGACGTATACGACGCCTGCATTTCTCAGAGGCCGTATAAAAAGCCGCTGTCCCACGAGGAAACAGTGGATATCATACGCAGGGGATCGGCATCGCACTTCGATCCTGAACTGGTCACGCTTTTTCTGTCGAAAGAAGCCGAATTCAACAAGATCGCGACGCAGTATAAGGAATGA
- the ptsP gene encoding phosphoenolpyruvate--protein phosphotransferase, whose amino-acid sequence MNTRTISAVTLSRGAALGPALVYDEGEKIPAAEILPPERRESELVLLKSAVEGAVRELLETAEKAAREIGAENAEIFEGHADIAGDEDFFLEMKAVVMEEGRCAEWAARTVSERNALEMEELDDEYLRERGEDFRDIGKRIASHVSSLRSGACREQGLYPPHPAVVCSETLSPAQTVCFHLPHVLGFVVSTGGSTSHAAILARSLSIPAVRVSPKDLASLKDGDTLILNLKKDELSVHPDAASQQDARALIEREREKRIALEALRDLPSQTLCGRRIGLYANAGSMKDLPLLGAVHPDGVGLFRTEFLFMEQPSLPDVPTQTAFYARVLETLSGRPVVFRLLDIGADKPLPYAPHPHESNPFLGWRGIRFLLGNPGILRGQLEALLLASASVGAEVRIMVPMVSNVSEMRAVREILDEIIPRTGGRALLGMMVETPAAALTVRSYKGLSDFISIGSNDLTQYTLAADRENSLLSGLYAETHPAVLRLMASACRDARECGMETGICGEFASRPEGTILLAAMGFDELSVSPSAILETKALIRSLRLSAAQELLARVLELPDSASVAGETAAFISREALCV is encoded by the coding sequence ATGAATACCCGTACGATTTCTGCAGTTACTTTGTCCCGCGGAGCGGCCCTCGGTCCGGCCCTTGTCTACGACGAGGGGGAAAAGATTCCCGCCGCGGAGATCCTCCCACCCGAGCGCAGGGAGAGCGAGCTGGTTCTCCTGAAATCAGCGGTGGAAGGCGCCGTGCGCGAACTTCTGGAAACGGCGGAAAAGGCCGCCCGCGAAATAGGCGCGGAGAACGCGGAGATTTTCGAAGGACACGCGGACATCGCCGGCGACGAGGATTTCTTCCTTGAAATGAAGGCAGTCGTCATGGAAGAGGGGCGCTGCGCCGAATGGGCCGCCCGCACCGTCTCCGAACGAAACGCGCTCGAGATGGAAGAGCTCGACGACGAATACCTGCGCGAGCGGGGAGAGGACTTCCGGGATATCGGCAAGCGCATCGCTTCCCATGTTTCGTCCCTGCGTTCGGGCGCCTGCCGCGAACAGGGCCTCTATCCACCGCATCCTGCCGTCGTCTGCTCGGAAACCCTGAGCCCCGCCCAGACGGTGTGCTTCCATCTTCCCCACGTGCTGGGCTTCGTCGTCTCGACGGGAGGCTCTACTTCCCACGCGGCCATCCTCGCGCGCTCCCTTTCGATTCCCGCCGTCCGCGTGAGTCCGAAGGATCTCGCCTCCCTGAAAGACGGGGACACGCTCATACTCAATCTGAAAAAAGACGAACTGTCCGTGCATCCCGACGCCGCATCTCAACAGGACGCTCGCGCCCTGATCGAGCGGGAACGCGAAAAACGGATCGCTCTGGAAGCCCTGCGCGATCTTCCCTCCCAAACCCTGTGCGGCCGCAGAATCGGCCTCTACGCGAACGCAGGCTCCATGAAAGACCTGCCCCTTCTCGGCGCAGTCCATCCCGACGGGGTCGGCTTGTTCCGTACCGAATTCCTTTTCATGGAGCAGCCGTCTCTTCCCGATGTTCCGACCCAGACCGCCTTTTACGCGCGCGTTCTTGAAACTCTTTCAGGGCGGCCCGTCGTGTTCCGCCTCCTGGACATCGGAGCGGACAAGCCCCTTCCGTACGCTCCGCATCCTCATGAATCGAATCCCTTCCTCGGCTGGAGGGGAATCCGCTTCCTGCTTGGCAATCCCGGGATACTCCGCGGCCAGCTGGAGGCCCTCCTCCTCGCGTCAGCCTCCGTCGGCGCGGAGGTTCGCATCATGGTTCCGATGGTTTCGAACGTCTCCGAAATGCGCGCTGTCCGGGAAATCCTGGACGAAATTATTCCGCGAACGGGAGGACGGGCCCTCCTCGGCATGATGGTGGAGACGCCTGCCGCCGCCTTGACTGTCCGCTCCTATAAGGGGCTTTCTGATTTCATCAGCATCGGAAGCAACGATCTGACCCAATACACCCTCGCGGCCGATCGGGAGAATTCTCTTCTGTCCGGCCTCTACGCGGAAACCCATCCTGCTGTTCTCCGCCTGATGGCCTCGGCCTGCCGCGACGCCCGCGAGTGCGGCATGGAAACGGGAATATGCGGAGAGTTCGCCTCGCGGCCGGAAGGAACCATTCTGCTGGCGGCCATGGGTTTCGACGAGCTCAGCGTTTCGCCTTCGGCGATTCTCGAAACAAAGGCGCTCATAAGATCCCTGCGGCTTTCTGCCGCGCAGGAGCTGTTGGCCCGCGTTCTCGAGCTTCCCGATTCCGCTTCCGTCGCGGGCGAAACCGCGGCCTTTATTTCGCGGGAGGCCCTTTGCGTATGA
- a CDS encoding HPr family phosphocarrier protein, translated as MVEAEILVTNPSGLHTRPAKKIVDASKKYSSEIFISKGDKKESAKNLIKLMKLGITSGNKIVLSCEGSDESDALESIAALIRGLTE; from the coding sequence ATGGTAGAAGCTGAAATTCTGGTCACCAATCCCTCCGGCCTTCACACCCGGCCGGCAAAAAAAATAGTCGACGCTTCAAAAAAGTACAGCTCGGAAATTTTCATTTCGAAGGGCGATAAAAAGGAAAGCGCCAAAAATCTCATTAAACTGATGAAGCTCGGCATAACCTCCGGCAATAAGATCGTCCTGAGCTGCGAAGGTTCGGACGAGTCCGACGCGCTGGAATCGATTGCGGCTCTCATCCGCGGTTTGACCGAATAG
- a CDS encoding 1-phosphofructokinase family hexose kinase — MRRILAAGLSPTLQKTIAFKNLTVDAVNRSQGYRIDASGKAVNASRVLDQLEKGCVKNLCPLGSDNADFFLELAARDGLPVVPLYTTGRVRYCYTLVEPGSGRATELVVSEPVGSDDYAALAAELLSMLKREAAEADAFVFAGSRPSFWPAGLCADLCAAAREQGLLVMADFHGPDLARTIEKAVPDIIKINEEEFCGTFGFPFPLPEPELTKAIADKSRELDSLIVITRGSKDTFAADRGELHRQKVTPVTALNAIGCGDSFTAGFLHEWLASGSVPLALAEGGRCAALNALNLRPGSIRDPGAEGETLW; from the coding sequence ATGAGACGCATTCTGGCGGCAGGCCTGAGTCCTACGCTCCAAAAAACGATTGCATTCAAAAATCTGACGGTCGACGCGGTGAACCGCTCGCAGGGATACCGCATCGACGCTTCGGGAAAAGCGGTCAACGCGTCCCGCGTCCTCGACCAGCTCGAAAAGGGCTGCGTAAAAAATCTGTGCCCGCTGGGTTCGGACAACGCGGACTTTTTTCTCGAACTCGCCGCCCGCGACGGGTTGCCGGTGGTTCCACTCTACACGACCGGCCGCGTGAGATATTGCTACACCCTGGTCGAGCCGGGGAGCGGGCGGGCCACCGAGCTGGTGGTGAGCGAGCCTGTCGGCTCTGACGATTACGCGGCGCTCGCCGCCGAACTCCTTTCGATGCTCAAACGCGAAGCCGCCGAAGCGGACGCCTTTGTGTTCGCGGGCAGCAGGCCCTCCTTCTGGCCGGCCGGTTTGTGCGCCGATCTCTGCGCCGCCGCGCGCGAACAGGGCCTTCTGGTAATGGCCGACTTCCACGGTCCCGATTTGGCCCGGACGATCGAAAAAGCGGTTCCGGACATCATTAAGATCAACGAAGAAGAGTTCTGCGGAACCTTCGGCTTTCCGTTCCCTCTTCCCGAACCTGAACTGACGAAGGCGATAGCCGACAAAAGCCGCGAGCTCGATTCGCTCATCGTCATAACCCGCGGTTCGAAGGATACCTTCGCAGCGGACAGGGGGGAGTTGCATCGCCAGAAGGTGACGCCGGTAACCGCATTGAACGCGATAGGCTGCGGGGATTCCTTTACGGCGGGCTTCCTCCACGAATGGCTCGCGTCCGGTTCCGTACCCCTCGCTCTCGCAGAGGGAGGGCGATGCGCCGCCCTTAACGCGCTTAATTTGCGCCCCGGCTCCATACGCGATCCGGGAGCCGAAGGAGAAACTCTATGGTAG
- a CDS encoding alcohol dehydrogenase catalytic domain-containing protein → MKTTAVRLYGKNDLRLEEFPLPEIRDDEILMEVMADSLCMSSWKAVQAGADHKRVPNDIAERPIIVGHEMSGRLAKIGAKWKGQWSEGQRVTIQPALNYKGSMDSPGYSYRYCGGEATYVVLPPEVMLVDALLAVKGEGYFQSALSEPYSCVIGAMHSLFRTSRTKHEHEMGLKAGGRLAVLGGCGPMGLAAIDYALSGPVQPSSIVVTDRDHKRVARALGIFAPVAAERGVSLRILDTDGAVDEAALLREASDNELYDDILVMVAIPAVLEMAEALLAFNGCLNFFAGPLATDFYARINYYDVHYMEKHVIGTTGGNTDDQREALALMDSGLLKPGALVTHVGGLDASVSATLNLPALGGGKKLIYTHKKFPLFALDDVPELAKKDPWFAPLETILAAAGGMWCVQAEQYVFDTAPEVSGDPSVARKEA, encoded by the coding sequence ATGAAAACAACAGCGGTCCGGCTTTACGGAAAAAACGATTTGAGGCTTGAAGAATTTCCCCTGCCGGAGATTCGCGACGACGAAATATTGATGGAAGTGATGGCCGACAGCCTGTGCATGAGTTCGTGGAAGGCGGTTCAGGCCGGCGCGGACCACAAGCGCGTCCCGAACGATATTGCCGAAAGGCCGATAATCGTCGGCCATGAAATGTCCGGCCGGCTGGCGAAGATCGGCGCGAAGTGGAAGGGTCAGTGGAGCGAGGGCCAGCGTGTTACGATCCAGCCGGCGCTCAACTACAAGGGCTCGATGGATTCGCCCGGGTATTCCTACCGCTATTGCGGAGGAGAGGCGACCTACGTCGTTCTTCCCCCCGAGGTGATGCTGGTGGACGCCCTGCTCGCAGTCAAGGGCGAAGGCTATTTCCAGTCCGCTCTTTCCGAACCGTATTCCTGCGTCATCGGCGCGATGCATTCCCTGTTCCGGACGAGCAGGACGAAGCATGAGCACGAGATGGGCCTGAAAGCCGGCGGCAGGCTCGCCGTGCTGGGGGGCTGCGGACCCATGGGCCTCGCCGCGATCGACTACGCCCTCTCCGGTCCGGTTCAGCCTTCATCGATCGTGGTGACCGACCGGGACCATAAACGCGTCGCGCGCGCGCTGGGCATATTCGCTCCCGTCGCGGCCGAGCGCGGAGTCTCCTTGCGGATACTGGACACCGACGGAGCCGTCGACGAAGCGGCCCTTTTGCGCGAGGCTTCGGACAACGAGCTCTACGACGATATTCTGGTGATGGTCGCGATTCCCGCGGTTCTGGAAATGGCTGAAGCCCTGCTCGCGTTCAACGGCTGCCTCAACTTTTTCGCCGGCCCCCTCGCCACGGACTTTTACGCCCGCATCAATTACTACGACGTCCACTATATGGAAAAGCACGTGATCGGCACGACCGGAGGAAATACCGACGATCAGCGCGAAGCTCTCGCCCTCATGGACAGCGGCCTTTTAAAGCCCGGCGCCCTGGTGACTCATGTAGGCGGCCTCGACGCCTCGGTCTCTGCGACTCTCAATCTGCCCGCTCTGGGCGGAGGCAAGAAGCTCATTTATACTCACAAGAAGTTCCCCCTGTTCGCTCTGGACGATGTGCCCGAGCTTGCGAAAAAGGACCCCTGGTTCGCGCCGCTCGAGACGATTCTCGCCGCGGCCGGAGGCATGTGGTGCGTGCAAGCCGAACAGTATGTATTCGATACCGCTCCGGAAGTGAGCGGCGATCCTTCAGTCGCGAGGAAAGAAGCATGA
- a CDS encoding PTS sugar transporter subunit IIA — translation MGFFDYILKNRTVMLNLDAKDWRDAIRKGGALLLSAGSCRGSYIDAMIDGCERNGPYFVIGPGLAMPHARPETGVIETGYGIVTLRTGVNFGDPENDPVDVLVFMAAKDQAAHTEEAMLQVAEFCDNIDWLMELRVAKTVEEVIALLKRAEKQCAPM, via the coding sequence ATGGGATTTTTTGACTATATTTTGAAGAACCGGACCGTCATGCTCAATCTTGATGCGAAAGACTGGAGGGACGCGATCCGAAAGGGCGGCGCTCTTCTATTGTCCGCCGGCAGCTGCCGGGGTTCCTATATCGACGCGATGATAGACGGATGCGAACGGAACGGTCCGTATTTCGTGATCGGTCCCGGTCTCGCCATGCCCCATGCGCGGCCTGAAACAGGAGTCATCGAAACCGGCTACGGAATCGTGACGCTCCGGACGGGAGTCAATTTCGGCGATCCCGAAAACGATCCCGTCGACGTGCTCGTATTCATGGCCGCCAAAGACCAGGCGGCGCACACCGAGGAAGCGATGCTCCAGGTGGCGGAGTTCTGCGACAATATCGACTGGCTCATGGAGCTCAGGGTCGCGAAAACAGTCGAGGAAGTAATAGCCCTTCTTAAGCGGGCGGAAAAACAATGCGCTCCCATGTGA